The DNA sequence ACCGGCAAATTACATTGTTTTCTTTTTATTGCACTTGATACTCAGGGCTGCCGTGATGATTTGCGGAGATGGCTTGCGGGCGTTGACTAAAATATCCTTTAATCGGCTTGTATCAGGTGCGCTGTTGAATACGGGGATATTTGTAAATTCTGACAGCTCCCTTATATGCAAAGGAGAGCTTGAGCATATACCCGATATGGCATCGGGCGTTAAATTGAATTTTTCCTTCAAGGTCCGCAGTCCGCCGATTGCCCCGAACGCGTCATTGGCGCAGAAAATCAGTCTGTGAATCCTCGACGTTACCTCCGGCGAACTGAGCAGCATTGCGGTCTCGCGCTGAATGACACCATCAGCAATCTCAACGACCCAGAAATTCTTGGGATTGTTTGCATACTTCAGGTCAAGCTGGTTGAAAATGCCTAACAGTTCCTCCCTTGTCGTCAGATATGTCGATGGATAACCCAGATGTGTGAAATCGGCATAGCGACTGGCGCCGGCGTCGTTCATATGAAGAATATCTTTAAGGCTGGCTGTCCCGGTAATCTTGGAGGCCCTTACATTGTAGCCGATGGCTGTCAATGCCCAGCAGCAGGCCGCCGCTGCCATACTTTTACCGCTGTTCATCGATGTCCCGCATACTAAAATCATTCGCGACCGAGGCTCTTTTTTTATCGTCTTTCTGGGCTTTATAAGGGGAAAATCCCGCGTGTTTAAAACATCGCCTTTTTCATCACAAACGTATCCTAAAAGTCTCACTTTTGTCGGGTCTTTTATCATCGAATTTTTGGTTTTGACGACGCCGACCACTCCCGAGCGGGCAATGAGGTCAACCTCCTCTGTCATCTCGCTAGGCACTAAACCCTCGTAGTAATCGGGGGCATACCTGTTTCCAAACACAAAAATTGCTTTTGTGCCGTCGTGAATCATATGTATGCGCCCCAAGGCGTTTTCCATGGACGAGTGCTGCCCGATACAGTTGATTATTCCGTAAACGAGGTCTCCTGCCTGCGGCGGCTTATCAAAAAGCCGGTAGTATTTGATTTGGCTTGGTTTTATCGTGAGCGCAGCGCTTGGGAAAATAAACCCTTTGCTTATTTTCTTAGTCGTTATTTTGCTCGTCGGTGATATTGTCAAAATTGTCATCTTGCTCCTCGCTGATTCGGCCGTAGTCTGAGTCTCGCTGGGGTTCTTCTCTGGCCAGAAGACCTTTTTCCGACAAACTCGCGCACTTTACGCAGTATCGAGCCCAAGGAATCGCTTTTAATCGAACCTTCGCGATGGGCCCTCCCTCACCCTCACAAATCCCGTATGTTTTGTTTTCAATCCGATCCAGCGCATCATGAATTTCTTGAAGGAGTTTCCGTTCACTGCCGACAAGCCCTAAAGTGTTTTCCAGCTCGAAAGTGTCACTTCCTGCGTCGGCCAGGTGAATGGGCATATTTGACAAGTCGCTTCTTTGTTTCCGCAGCGTCTCATCTTCCATATGAGTTACGTTGTTCAGTATTTCGTCTCGTTTTGCCAGCAGCAGTGCCTTGAATTTTTTTATTTCATCTGGTGTCAGATTGGTTTTGCTTTTTCGTTCTTTGCTCATAGCGGTTTCGCCGTCCAAAAGTGCGTTGTGTTATTTTTTTTATAGCGTAACTTTCAGATAAAAGTCATCGCACGGGAAATGTCCATAAACTCCTTACAAAAAACTTGTCTTGGCGGCCGAATATGCTCCGGGCCGTTGCAGCGTTGATGCTTTTTTCGCTAAAAGCGTCCAAAACAGCCTTTTTCAACTCTTTAAGGGTCATTTTGGCTCTTTTCTGCGACCTGCTTTTCCTGGGTTTTCTGTCCTGATTTTCATAGGTTTTGACTATTTAGTCAAAACAGGACAAATGGTCAAGGAAAAAAATTGACTTTCACTCGGAAATTATTATCGTTACTTCAGTTCAAACAAAGCTGGTGGCGGATGTTGTAATCGGCCAGCAGATTCCGACGTTTGGATTTAGTATCGGCAAGAGGAGCAATGTTTGGCAATTGTTTTTTTTTATCAACCATTTTTATAAAGTTAAATTAAAATAGAAGGAGTATTAAATGAACAACCCTGTTCCTACACAGATATTCCTGACCAAAGGAGTCGGACAGCATAAATACCAGTTGAAGTCCTTCGAGGTGGCGTTAAGACAAGCCGGCGTAGCACAGCAGAATTTAGTGCAGGTATCTTCAATTCTGCCGCCGAGGTGCAAGGTTATCAGTCTGGAGAACGGATTGAAAAAACTGATTCCGGGACAAATATCCTACTGCGTGCTGGCAAGGGCCGATACCGATGAGCACGGACGTTTAATAGCTTCTTCGATAGGAGTCGCACTGCCCAAAGATGAAGACCAGTGGGGATACCTCAGCGAGGTGCACGGCCACGGTAAGAACAGCCAGCAGGCCGGAGACCTCGCTGAAGACTTGGCAGCTGGTATGCTGGGAACAACTTTAGGACTGGAGCTTGACCCTGACCAGGCCTGGTCGGAAAAAGAACAGGCTTACAAATCCAGCGGCCTGTTTGTTAAAACCACCAATATTACACAGACCGCAAAAGGACAGGAAGGGCTGTGGACGACAACAGTGGCAATAGCAATGTTTTTGTTTGATTAAACACGTCGATAGGATTTACTATGAAAGAAGCGATTAACTTCGGGTTTCTGCCTGAAGAACATTCTAATCCGGAAAATGCAGGCATTGTTATTATTCCCGTCGCCTACGACGGAACAAGCACCTGGCTCAAAGGCGCAGACGAAGGGCCGGCGGCGATAATGGAAGCCTCTGCCAACATGGAGCTTTACGATATAGAGACCGATTCGGAGGTTTACAAAAAAGGCATATTTACCGAAGACATTATAGGCGGAGAAATCTCTACTAAGGAGATGGTTGAAGTAGCTACGGAAATAACAAAGTATTATCTCGAAAAAGGCAAGTTCACGGTGGTCATAGGCGGGGAGCACTCGGTCAGCATCGGCCCGATTAGAGCCTATGCGGAACAATATGATAACTTGACCATCTTGCAGCTGGATGCTCACTCCGATTTAAGAGAGGAATACAACGGCTCAAAATTTAACCACGCCTGCGTTATGGCCCGCGCCAAAGAGCTTTGCCCGGTTGTTCAGGTTGGTATCAGGAGTATGGATTACTCCGAAAAAAAATCTATGGATACGTCAAAGGTATTTTTTGCAAAGGACATATACGACAACACCGACTGGATTAAGAAAGTTATTTCCAAACTCTCCGATAATGTGTACATAACAATCGACCTCGACGTGTTCGATCCTTCCATAATGCCTTCCACCGGCACCCCTGAGCCGGGCGGATTATTATGGTATGATGTGCTTGCTTTATTGAAGGCAGTTGCCGGCAAGAAAAATATCGTCGGCTTCGATGTCGTCGAGTTATGCCCCGGCGAAGAGAACAAGGCCCCCGACTTCCTCGCCGCCAAGCTCATCTACAAGCTCCTAAGCTATAAGTTTGAATCTGGTAATAAATAAACTCTTCAACAGCAGGATTTTGTTTCTATAGAGATTTTATTGCGGCCCAGCGAAACTTGGCCGATGCGCTGCGGGGATTTGAGTGAATTTCTTCGAATTGCGGCACTATTGCCTCCTCAGCCGCCGTTTGGTATATGCCGTTTCTGACGCCATCGCGAAACGATTGCTTTACAAGGCGGTCTTCGCCGCTGTGAAAACTTATTATCCCGATTCGCCCGCCCGGACGCAGGCAGTATGGCGCAACTCTTAAAAGCTCCCTTAAACAGCCCAGCTCATCATTGACTAATATCCGCAGCGCCTGAAAGACCAGCGCAGCAGGATGCAGCGAATTGGATTTTGAGCTGCGGCGTTCCTGGCGCCAGATTTTCTTATCAATCCCCTTTGCGTCAAAAATCAAATCAACTAACTGTGAAGTCTGCGTAATCGCCTGCTCGGCTCGCTGCGTAATTATCTCATGGGCGATTTTCCGATGGTCAGGTTCATCCGCCAGCTTCAAAAATGCCTCGGACAAATCCTTTTCTGAAAGACTATTGAGCAAATCCACTCCGGTTCGCTTCAGCCGGTCGTCCATACGCATATCCAGCGGCCCATCGTTCTTATAGCTCATCCCACGCTCTGGATTGTCTATTTGCATACTCGAAACCCCAAGGTCGGCAAAGATAATGTCACAGCCGTCGAGATTTTCTTTTTTTAGCACCTTGCCTATCCCTGCAAAGTTGCTCCGATGGAAACTAACAGGCACGTTCTCTTTGCTTAGCCGGTTGCGGGTGCGCTCCAGTTCGGCGTTATCGACATCCAAGGCAATCAATTTCCCGCTTTGCCCTATGTGCTTGATAAACTCCGATGTATGCCCCCCGTAGCCGACGGTGCAGTCAACTATTACCTCGCCTCTCTTTGGCTTCAGGCACGCTATAACTTCTTTTGTCAGGATGGGAATATGACTGCCTGCCGGCGTCCTGCCTTTTGCTCGCAGATACTCCTTTATCTCCGGGTAGGCCGAGATGTTGTGCTCCTTGTATTTTTCCCCGAAGTTTTTAGGGTGAGTTCCGCTGTATCTCCGCCGCCGTTGATGCTTCTTCGGCGGCGGACCGCCATTACCGGTTTCGTTAAAACGCATTGTCCGTTATCCCTCTTTGCATTATTTTCTAATTGCGCAGGCATTATACGCAATTACAGCCAAATCCCAACAAGTTTGTCCTGCCGGCCTTGAGTGGGTGAGACTTATGAGATTGGGTTCGTTTGGGTTCGTTTTAAGTAGTTCATAGTTCGTTGTTCGTAGTTGTTAGTTGTTGTGAAAACTACAGTTACAATCATTTTAGGCATTTCGTAAATTGGGTTCGTTTTGCATAATTTATTCATTTTGATTGATTTTTCCCTTATAAATAGAAAATCTCCGCATCTGTCTAAGACAGGCAGAGAAAAAAGAAAAACAAATTGTAAGTATTAATTAGTTATTGGGAACCACTCATTAGTTATTCCTTTCAAGAGAGACTGCCTCTCTACAATTGGAAGAACATGCGCTATTGATGCGAAAATTCCAGCGTTTTTGGAGGCAATGAATTTGTAAGTAGTTATACGAAAAGGGATAGAAAAATTTTGAGAAAATGGATTTTTGTTCATAAACCCCTGCGCATTTGATTGATTTTTACCAATACCCTCCGGCGACACCGCGTAACTCAAAATCGCCCCTAATGAAAAGTCATTGATAGTACAGAGGACAATTGGTTAAATGGTGGATGGTAATTGGTAATTGCCAATCGGTAGTTTGGAGACATTTATTCGGTGCGTATAGCTTTAGGACAATTTAACGCGGTGGTTGGGGATTTGGCGGGAAACGCCGAGAAGATGCGCAGTATGTATGCCGAGGCTCTTGCCTCGAATGTGGATTTGCTTATCTTTCCGGAACTGGCTGTTTGCGGCTATCCGCCGGAGGATTTGCTGCATAAGAAGCATTTTTTAGAAGACTGCCATTCGGCTGTCGAAAAGCTGGCCGCCGACTGCCCGAAAGGGACCATAATAGTCGGCTTCGCGGATACATACGAAGGCGACTGTTACAATTCCGCCGCTATCCTGCAAAACGGGAAAGTGAGCAAAATTTATCGAAAGGTGCTGCTGCCGAATTACGGCATTTTCGATGAGCGAAGGTATTTCCGCGCCGGTACCGAGCCAATGGTAATCGAGGTTGCGGGACTAAATATTGCGGTCACCATTTGTGCGGACGTGTGGAACATTGATTGGCTGGCCGATTTCCTCGGTGATGCCGGTAAAATCCAAATTGTTCTAAACATCTCGGCATCACCTTTTTATATGGGCAAGACCGAACAGAGGCAGGCGATTCTCAGCCGGTGCGCAAAAGAATTTAATTGCGCTGCCTGTTACTGCAACCTTGTCGGCGGTCAGGATGAAATAGTTTTTGACGGCCGGAGTATGTTCGCCGATTCGAGCGGCAAAATTGTTGCCTGCGCTAAGGCATTCGATGAGGATTTGCTGATTGTAGATGTCACCGCCGCTGGTAAAGCTGTGCAGGTGAAGCCCCAAACGGCCCCCTCGCCTCAGCCGGCTGATTCGATTGATGAGATTTACCGTGCGCTTGTGCTCGGGGTAAGAGATTATACCCGCAAGAACGATTTTGCGAAGGTCCTGCTGGGCCTTAGCGGAGGAGTAGATTCTTCCGTTACCGCTGCTATTGCCGCAGCCGCGCTTGGCGCTGAAAATGTTGTCGGCATTACGATGCCGTCGGAATTCAACAGCCTCGAGACAATAGCTGATGCCGGGAAAGTTGCGAAAAATCTGGGCATCGAGCTTCTGAACATTCCTATTGGGCCGGCGCTGGCACAGTTTGACTTGGCATTAAAACAGGCCCCCGGCTGGGACAGCAAAGGCATTGCTTATGAGAATCTGCAGGCCAGAATCCGCGGCAGTATCCTGATGTCGCTTAGCAACAGCACCGGCTCATTGGTGCTGACGAGCGGCAACAAAAGCGAAACAGCGGTCGGCTATGCCACTTTATATGGTGACACAGCAGGGGGCTTCGCGGTAATAAAAGACGTGCCGAAAACTTTTGTTTACAAGCTGGCCGACCATATAAACAAAATAGCAGGCCAGCAGGTAATACCAGCCAGCATAATAACCAGGATTCCGAGCGCCGAGCTGAGGCCGGGGCAAAAGGACAGCGATAGTCTGCCTGATTATGATTTGCTCGATAAGATCCTCAAAGGGTACGTGGAAGAAGATAAGTCCGCTGGCGAACTTATCAAAGGAGGGCTACCGGCCAAGGACGTGCACAGAGTTATTCGTATGGTTGACCGGAACGAATACAAGAGGAGACAATCGCCGCCGGGGGTAAAAATTACGCCAAAGGCCTTTGGTAAAGACAGAAGACTGCCGATTACGAATCGTTACAGCTGCTGTGATGATGCAATGTAGCTATTCAATCCCCATTTTTTTCTACGACGGTTACCACGCCTTTTTTGGAATGGTTATAAATCAAATGAAGATTGCGGATGTATATTAGGGTATTTAGTGAAAAGCCCAGCATGAATATGGGATTTTTTATGTGGATGGAGTAACTAAGCAGGATGAGACTGCCTACTAGCGATACGAACCAGAAAGAGGTCGGCACGTGGGATTTTTTTTTGTATTCGCTGACTATCCACTGAAGTACAAATCTTCCGCCGAACACCACTTGTCCTACCAGGGCCACGGACGCCCAAACGGGGTCGCCCACGATTTGCTCGGCTATCGCGCTTTTCAAAAATTCAATTACTGAATGTAACATAACTTTTCTCCAGTTTTTAATAAGTTACCAGTTACATCATAAACCAATCTCTGGTAAAATTAAAGAACCAGATGGGTTTTAATTGATATATTGATGATTGATAATTGTAAATGGCTTTAATTCGTCGACCAAAGCTGACTATAATCTCGCTGCTGCTTTATTGGCCAGGTATTTTTATCCTCGCACATATACCTATTCCGCAAGTGGTTTACAGGGCCGGCGTGTCCGACAAAAGCCTTCATTTTCTTGTATATCTTATTCTTGTATTTCTACTGTGGTTCGCAATCAGTCCCGACAAAAAAGTGAACTGGCGCAGAGCTGCTGTTTGGTGGGTGCTTTTTGTGGTGGTTTGGTATGGGGTTGTCGACGAGGTGCTTCAGAAGTATGTCGGACGCAGTTGTGACGTTATGGATTTTATAGCAGATTTGACGGGCACACTTGCGGGACTGGTCTTGTTTTCATTTTTCACTTTTTGGCCGGTGGCACTTGTAGTAGCGGGCACTACTATCTTTACTGTAACGAATTTTACACGGGCGAATCTGGCTGACCTGGTTCCGATTACAAATGCGATGTTTAATCTTTTTGGCTACGGATTTTTTACTATGCTGTGGATTCAAAATATATCTATTTTCCTGCGGATGAAAGCTCCGAAGTTTAAATGGATAATAACAGCGTTAGCCCTGCCCTTATGTTTTTTATTAACGGTGAGATTATTTTCTGTAATTTTCGGCAAGGATTTCGGGGTGAAAGATATAATCGTCGCTGTCGCAGGGATAACAGCAGTTGTTGCCACAACTTATCTAATTGCTTTATGCCGTAAAGGGGTTTCGCGGGCGGCTTAGCCAGAACGACTTTGGCGGTTTTTGAAAGGTTTGTAGAGGGGGTCGCCTATTAAAACCATTTGCCAGGAATTAAAGGGGTTTGTGCGATAGTATGCCTCGACAAGACAGCGGCCATTGAATAGCTCCTGGAAAAAATCTTTTGGCGGCGGAAATGTATGAAGATACGGCTCGGCCACCGGTCCGAGCGTGACGGTTGCTCCGTCTTTGAGCATAGCCGGGCACCATTGGCTGCTGTTCGGGTCGCGAAGGTCAACAGCTTCCCAACTCGAAACGTGATACCCTATGGCGCCAGGAACGAAGTCGAAAGCGTCAACATACTTGCCCAGGCTATACCAGCCGCAATAAATGGCCGTCTGCGGACATGAATTTGGTTCGAAAAGTTTTTCTGTTCGCTCCTCTTCAACGGTCATTCCTGTTTGCAGTCTTGTAAGTGCTGCTAAATCCCGCAAAGATTGGTCAAAATGGCCGTACGAATAAGGATTTTTGTTATCTTTCCTGCCCCGTGAATCGATGTAAACAATGCCTCTTAAGCCGGTTTTTTCTGCCATTATTGCTTTATCGATAAGGCCTTTTGCAATCTCGAAACTCGGCCCATCAAGGCGGGAAACCATAAGCGTGTTAGTATAAAGACCAAGCGAATTATCCTTTAGTCTGTTAGGCTGCCAGCGATACAGTTCGTAATCGCTGAACAGAACCATTGACAACTCACTATCCACTGACGCATCTGTTTCTTTGCCGATGATATGGTCAATTTCTACTTGCAACTGAGCCAGTTTGAGTTTGGCATCTTTCATCTTCTTGGGAGTGTCGACTGTGCCATTGTGCTTTAATTGTTCAATCCTGGTTTTTTCCTGCTCAGCCAGATTTTTCAATTGCGTTAGATTATCCTGCTGGTTCTTTAACTGCCCGCGTTTTCCTACCTTTATTGGCACGCCGTAGGTTGTCAGGAGGCATTTGATTTTAATGGCAAAGTCAAAGTCAGCTAATTTTTTGCAAATAGGCTCAACAAGCTGTTTTTTATAATTATTTCTGTCGATTGTGTCGTTAAGGGATGCTCCTAAAGGCAAGGTGAGAATATTTTCTGCCGGTACGCCTCGTTTTGCGCAGTAATATTGGGCAAGCTGTACAGATGCTTCAATGTCGCTGTTTGCTATTACCAGAATCTCATCCGGCTCAAGCGCAAAAGCCGAAGCACTGCACAGGATATAAACCAAAAACCATCCCGTGATTAGCTTGCGCAGGATGGTTTTCATTTGCTGTGTCAGATATCCTAACATCGGTTTATTTTTTATTCTGCTCTCCTCTTGTAAATTCCGCCTGTGAATATTTTTTTTCGTATATATTCTTTCGACTAAACACCTGTGCGGCAGTTGTGAGAATTATCTTTAAGTCGAGCCATAGACCGGCTGTTTCAACATACTTTACATCAAGCTCAAGTTTTTCTTCACGTGTAAGTTCACCCCTGCCGGAAATCTGCGCCAAGCCTGTCAGTCCTGGTTTGACAAGCAGCCGTTTTTTTTGCCTTTCGTTCCACTCGGCCATCTGTGAAACATACAGCGGTCGAGGTCCAACAATACTCATATCTCCTTTTAATACGTTGAACAATTGAGGCAGTTCATCAAGTGAATATTCGCGAAGGAGTTTTCCTGTTTTTGTCAGGCGTGGGTCATCGCCTGCCTTTGGACTTGGCCCAAACGAGTCGGCATCAACTCTCATCGTGCGAAACTTGTAGAATATAAACGGCTTGCCATTTTTGCCTGCTCTTTCCTGTTTAAAAACAACGGGTCCACGGCTATTCAGTTTTATAGCTATTGCTATAACAGCGAAAACCGGCAACAGTAATACTATCGCCGGCAGAGAAATTGATATATCAAGAACCTGTTTAAAAACTTTCTTCATTAATTCACTTTGTATCTGCTTTAGCATCACAAATATTGCTGATAGCCTTGCGATACTCAAATCAACCTGACAGGCCCAAAAACACTAATCTTTCAATGTCGGATTTATGTGTTATTAATAAACAGGGCTGTTATGCCTTTATGCCTTATCAATTGGCGGCAGGCCCAATTTGTCTAATGCGCGCTGGATTTTTATCTTTGAAATACCGCAGGTGTCTCCTAATCGTTTCAGTGCTTCTTCCCTGGTTATTTGCCCATCGCGAATCAGGTTGCTTAGCATCGCCTCTGCATATGTTGCACCGGTCGTTTTCTGGAACATATAATTTTTTATATCAGCAAAGTCGCAATCGGCCTTCCAGGTACCGAGGCTGCCAGGCGGAGGCTGCCATCCAAGTTTCGATTGAATTGTTTCGATACACTCGGCTTCATTCCATTCAGCGTTAAAAAAGTAATCCACACAATATATGTCATGGTAACGAAGGCGTAAATAGGGAGTGTGGAGGGTAATGTATAGCAAGGAAACCTTGACGGAAATAGGCAAGTATCTGATAACAGAAGGGCATTTGGAGAGCAAAGATAATCCCTTTTTGAAAGTTTGCAGCATCTTTAGTAATTGATTCCTAAAGGAATGAGCCTTATCTGTCAGGTCTTCATCACGAAAAGCAGGCAGGATTTGGAGCTCTTCATATCTGTTGCCGCCGCAGACAATGGATTTGATATTATGCGCCTTTGCGATTCGAAAAACTTCCCTATTCACTAATTTGCAGACTACGCAGGTAAGATTAGCTATCTCCGGCAGCGGTTTTTTCTGCCATAAAAGAAAATACTTCTTAGCTACTTTTAAGTGGAGATCCCAAGGAAGTTTGATTTCTACCAGCTTCACGTTTAATTGTTTGACAATTCTTCTGACATTTTCTTCAATCACATCTGGGGTAAATGGCGTTCGATAGTAAGTTGCGAGAACTCTCAACTTGTGCTTCTGTGTTAAGAGGTACATCAGATAGGAGCTGTCTCGCCCGCCGCTTAGACCGACAAGACAATCAAAATCGCTTCCTCGTCCTCGGGCTCGTATATTTTCGATGATTTTATTGAGTTCATCTTCGGACGGCTCTGTTTCGCCACTTTTTTGAGCAGATTGTTTGGCGGCAGTGCATACATTGCATACGCCATCTTTGGAAAAAGTAATAGACTTCAAAGATTGTGGAAGCACGCAAAGGGTGCACCTGTTGCTTTTTCCAAAAAACTGGTTCTCAGAAAAAATATTGGAAGGTTGCTTGAGATTGGATTCAGAGCACATGATATTTTTCCTTAAATAGGGATATTCTCAAAGAGTTCTCAACCGCAGACAAAAATCTTTTTTAGCCACGCAGATATTACTGCGTACGTTGTTATTGTCACTTTGTGCGACAGTCTACAGCCTACGTTTTTCGATACGCCGGAGGTTGGCCTGTAATTCCTCTGCGAGGGTTAGGAAACTTGAATGGTATCGTTATAATTGCCCATATTGACCCGAGGCCATAAGCTAAATGCAACACGACAAATGACCACAAAACAAGAATGGCGGATGTTTTTGTCTGCCTGGCGATTTGAATTGTAACTACAGAAGCAGTGGAAAGATACAACATGATGTATCCGAGCAGTATCCAGCCAAGAAACCGCACCCAAAAGGCTCCTATAGCAAAAGTGATCAGGCCTGAAACAAAAAACATAGGTATTAGATGTCGCAGATTGAATCCTGAGCCGGAGAGCCAGATGGTGTAGGGGATCCATAAACCATTATTAAAAGCCTGCTGCCAAAGCCCCATATAAGTGGAACGATTGTAATACTTCAGTTTAATTTCGGGGGAGATAATAGTTTTGCCGCCAGCCTTAAGCAGGCGTTTGTTAAGTTCAAGGTCCTGATTGCGTACCAGTCTTTCATCATAAAGACCGATTTTTTCAAACACTTCTCTGCGATACATTCCGAACGGAACAATATCAACTTCCTGTTCGGGTCCTCCGGTTCTAAACGCAGAATTTCCCACCCCAAATCGACAACTGGTGGCCGCGGCGATAGCCGTACCAACCGCCGTATTTTCAGCAGGACGTGTAATCATATAGCCGCCAACCTGGTCTGCTCCAGTACGTTGAGCCACCTCAAGACATTTATCAATATAATCTGGTGCATATTCAGCGTGACAGCTAACGACCATTATGAAATCACCTTTTGCCTGTTTTACCCCAAGATTCATAGCAACAGGAGTAATCTTTGCGGTATTTGTTATTAATTTGATTCTATTGTCACGAGTTGAATGCTCCTTAATTATCTCAACAGTTCTGTCGGTGCTCATACCGTCGACACACAAAACTTCATGATCTTTTTTGTTTCCCGTCTGGGCGAGAAAAGAGTCGAGACACTTACCGATGAATTTCTCTTCGTTCCGTGTAGGGATAATGATAGATACAAGCATCAGCTTATAACCTCACCCTGTTTTGCCGCGATTAACAAAACGGCTTTGAGACGGTCGGCTAATTTATCTCGGTCAAACAGCTCCTCGGCGATTAGTCGGGCATTCTGTCCCATTTCAGCTAATCTATTTCTATATGATTTAAGATACAACACCTTCTCAACAAATTCATCCACATCACAAAGTTTACATCCGAATCCAGCCTGGTGTTTTTCAATCAGCTCTCTCTGCCAGCCTGAATAGTTCAGGAGCAGCGGCTTACCTGCTGATAGACCATCGTAAAATTTATTAAGCGAGGCGTGCCTTTCTATAATAGGGAATTTCCCAATCACAGCCATAATGACGTCCGCTGCCGCTATAATCGGAGGGAGCTGCTGTTTCGGCACAGAAGGTAAAATTTCCACATTTTTCAAACCAAGCTTTTGGACACTGTCTTGCAGGGCACCTTTTCTAAAGCCGTCTCCTACCAATACAAACAGAATGTCCTGATAACCTCTAAGTTTGTCGGCAGCCTCAATGATAAATTCGAGGCCAGTAATCTTCCCCATTGCGCCGGCATGTAGCAGTACAAGTTTATCCACCCAACCTTTTTGATGCCGAATTGCGCTGCCATCGATATCGGGTCGGAACAGTTCTGCGTCACAACTGTTCGGAATCACTGTTATGCTTTTGTTTTGAGTTAGTATATTCCTTATATCTTCGGCCATAGGCACTGATAAAGCCACAATCGCCGAGCTTTGTTTGTATATGGTCTTTTCAAGCCATAGAAGAATCTTTATGAGAACCCTGTTCTTGATTATGCCCATTTCTATTGGTGTCTCCGGCCACTGGTCACGAACTTCAAAAACAAAGGGGACACGTTTCAGACATTTTAGCGCTATAGCGGGAATTCCCACTGTCAGCGGAGTACTCGTTACGTATATTACGTCTATTTTTTTAATTCTCAGGCCCGTGTAAATACTGAAAAAACAAAAGGACAGAAATGATATTATTCTCCGAAAATACGATTGCTTATTGCTGTACTTGGTTCCAACAACGACCACATTTATTCCTTCTATAGTTTGTTTTTGTAAGATTCCCTTCCCCATCTCTAAACCGCCTATATCATAATACCCGGTTATGACTGTAACTTTATGCCCGGCTTTAACCCATCGCTTGGCAAATTCATATGAACGGGTACCAGTGGCGCCAAAAGGTGTTGCAAAATACTGGTGAATATAGAGTATGTGCATATACTATTTTTTCTCTAACTCCCGGATAGCTTCTCTGTAACTTATAAATTCAAATCTGCTGCTTTTCAAATAGTCAACTATCCAAACATACCAATCTTTCCAACTTTTGAAGCTGTTATTAAAATATCTGTCGTGAAATAAAACGGTGAAGTACTTTATGCCTTTTGTATAGGCCTCTTCTGTAATTCTTTTTGTTTTATCT is a window from the Phycisphaerae bacterium genome containing:
- a CDS encoding VanZ family protein, translating into MALIRRPKLTIISLLLYWPGIFILAHIPIPQVVYRAGVSDKSLHFLVYLILVFLLWFAISPDKKVNWRRAAVWWVLFVVVWYGVVDEVLQKYVGRSCDVMDFIADLTGTLAGLVLFSFFTFWPVALVVAGTTIFTVTNFTRANLADLVPITNAMFNLFGYGFFTMLWIQNISIFLRMKAPKFKWIITALALPLCFLLTVRLFSVIFGKDFGVKDIIVAVAGITAVVATTYLIALCRKGVSRAA
- a CDS encoding TIGR03790 family protein, whose translation is MKTILRKLITGWFLVYILCSASAFALEPDEILVIANSDIEASVQLAQYYCAKRGVPAENILTLPLGASLNDTIDRNNYKKQLVEPICKKLADFDFAIKIKCLLTTYGVPIKVGKRGQLKNQQDNLTQLKNLAEQEKTRIEQLKHNGTVDTPKKMKDAKLKLAQLQVEIDHIIGKETDASVDSELSMVLFSDYELYRWQPNRLKDNSLGLYTNTLMVSRLDGPSFEIAKGLIDKAIMAEKTGLRGIVYIDSRGRKDNKNPYSYGHFDQSLRDLAALTRLQTGMTVEEERTEKLFEPNSCPQTAIYCGWYSLGKYVDAFDFVPGAIGYHVSSWEAVDLRDPNSSQWCPAMLKDGATVTLGPVAEPYLHTFPPPKDFFQELFNGRCLVEAYYRTNPFNSWQMVLIGDPLYKPFKNRQSRSG
- a CDS encoding sugar transferase, producing MKKVFKQVLDISISLPAIVLLLPVFAVIAIAIKLNSRGPVVFKQERAGKNGKPFIFYKFRTMRVDADSFGPSPKAGDDPRLTKTGKLLREYSLDELPQLFNVLKGDMSIVGPRPLYVSQMAEWNERQKKRLLVKPGLTGLAQISGRGELTREEKLELDVKYVETAGLWLDLKIILTTAAQVFSRKNIYEKKYSQAEFTRGEQNKK
- a CDS encoding glycosyltransferase family 2 protein, translating into MLVSIIIPTRNEEKFIGKCLDSFLAQTGNKKDHEVLCVDGMSTDRTVEIIKEHSTRDNRIKLITNTAKITPVAMNLGVKQAKGDFIMVVSCHAEYAPDYIDKCLEVAQRTGADQVGGYMITRPAENTAVGTAIAAATSCRFGVGNSAFRTGGPEQEVDIVPFGMYRREVFEKIGLYDERLVRNQDLELNKRLLKAGGKTIISPEIKLKYYNRSTYMGLWQQAFNNGLWIPYTIWLSGSGFNLRHLIPMFFVSGLITFAIGAFWVRFLGWILLGYIMLYLSTASVVTIQIARQTKTSAILVLWSFVVLHLAYGLGSIWAIITIPFKFPNPRRGITGQPPAYRKT
- a CDS encoding glycosyltransferase family 4 protein encodes the protein MHILYIHQYFATPFGATGTRSYEFAKRWVKAGHKVTVITGYYDIGGLEMGKGILQKQTIEGINVVVVGTKYSNKQSYFRRIISFLSFCFFSIYTGLRIKKIDVIYVTSTPLTVGIPAIALKCLKRVPFVFEVRDQWPETPIEMGIIKNRVLIKILLWLEKTIYKQSSAIVALSVPMAEDIRNILTQNKSITVIPNSCDAELFRPDIDGSAIRHQKGWVDKLVLLHAGAMGKITGLEFIIEAADKLRGYQDILFVLVGDGFRKGALQDSVQKLGLKNVEILPSVPKQQLPPIIAAADVIMAVIGKFPIIERHASLNKFYDGLSAGKPLLLNYSGWQRELIEKHQAGFGCKLCDVDEFVEKVLYLKSYRNRLAEMGQNARLIAEELFDRDKLADRLKAVLLIAAKQGEVIS